The Stenotrophomonas maltophilia sequence AGCTTCGGGAAAATGGTCTTGAAATCTGCATCCAGCTGTTCCTCGTGCGAGGACATTGGAATGACCCGTAATGGTCGCTCTTGTTCGTAGCATGTGGAGACTGTCGTTGAATCCAACTCAACCGAGATGGAGGCGCACATGCAGCAATTTTTCTACCGGCGTGCTTACAAGCTCACGAAACTGCCAGGGCAAGCCCCCAGTGGTGAACTGACGCACTCCCGATTTCGCGCCGGACGTCCATCAACCGAGTCGCCGTACAACATACTTCCCATACGAAAAATAGAGGAATCCGATAATCAGCGCGTGCACGACTGCAAATGGTATGTACTGCTTCCAGAGAAGAGTCAGCGCCAAGCCCACCCCTGGTATAAGGTAGATCGCAAGAATAGTTGCCCACTTTCCGTCATGCCCGACAGCTAGAGATTCGCCATTCTTGGCGCCTGATCCGGAGATGAACCAAGCCAGCGCAAACGCCGAGACAAGCATGATCCAGAATGGCGGATTACTTCGACCCTCCAGGAAGTCAGCTCCTAAGTATCTCAGCAGCATGATCACGAAGATCGTCTGAAGGACCATAAAGATTGCGACAAGAACCGAACCGCCGAAGCGACGCCAACCTGCGTCGAACTCGGCCCACATCTCCAGGTTGCTCGCAACGAGAAATGCATATGAGTATGGAGCCCGCAACATTCGCAGCACCCTGGTAGACAATCCTATCGAGCCTCTTGGTGCTTTCCCGGACATCCCAGTAGTCCTCAGCCTGCTGCAATTCGCTTCATATCGGGCCTCTTCCTCATGATCTGAAGAGCACCATCACGCCGTTCCTAATTCTTGACTTCTAAGGACGCCTGCCATTCAGAGAGCTGCTTCCCGGCATTCGGCCCAATGGTGGGAGTGTACTTCAGGTGCCGCATCGGCATGTCGGCCATGCTCTATGTCCACTTCCGGCCAGGAGCGGACATCAATCGCAAAAGCCTTACTTATCGCGGAATACCAGCGCGAGAGTCTGAGCTCCATCACGCCGGCCGGATAGGCGATTCGCGACCCTCAAGCTCGACTCTTGCCGCGCTACTGCAAGATGATAACCGGCTAGCGGCTGTGGTCTCTGGAGCTGCTCCATGCCGGAACCAGGCATCTACTCCAGCGATTCGTCACTCCCGCCTTTCCGCCTGGATATGGATAGACGAAACACCGGAAACCAAGGAATGGCTGGACCAAGCATCCAGCTCTTCTGCAATTGAGCCACTCAAGAGCCATCCGCGGCCGGTGCACTGAGCCGAAGCCAGGGCAAGAACCACAAATTCAGGCCACGATTGCGCGGCATGATGGGAGCAGGCACTCACCATGAAGCCGCCCTTGTGATAGGGCTCGGCGTGGAGATTGCTGACTTCAAGACCTGCTTGCTCAAACATCCGCGCCGCGACCTTGAGAATCGCCTGCTGCGATGTGCAATTGGTGAACAAGCGCCAGTACAACTCCATGAGTCCACAATCTTCCAAAAGGCCCTCTGGGCGCGGTTGCGCTACTTATAGCAGAAGGCGCGCACGACCTTTCCCCTCTTGCCACCCGAGGTGCCAGCACCAAGGAACAGATGGTTGAAGAGCGCCCACGGCTTGAACAGCGAGCACCCTGGCATGAATCCCGAGAAGATCAACTTGAGCTGGGGCCGGAGAATCGAGAAGTTCTTGATCGGTCCTCTATGTTCCTGTCGCACGCCACCATCAATGCGCAGGCTGCACCTTCAGCGCGCTTGAACCCCTTCGCAGCAGGTACAGCGCAACCAGGAACGGCCACAGCGAGTTGACCGACGAGAACAGGCGCTGTGTCAGCCCCCTGAATCCCTCCGGGTCCGCTCCCACCACGTTCAACCAGAGATAGACGATGCCCGCGATGCTCGCCACAGCGGTCACAGCGTACGCCCTTCGGTTGGCAGACCACGCGCTCAATTCGATATGCGACATCGCCGGTGCAATGATGTTTGCGATACCAATGGTATAGAAGCCGTGCATCGGATGGCCCATGGGCCAGAGCCCGTTGGTCAGCATGGAAATGCCAAAGACCAACCAGCAGATTGCACCTACGGCAATCCGGCGACCGGACTCCCGCCAGACCCCGATGGCAAACGCCACGAAGGCCACGCCGGAGCCGAGGGCGGCGATCCTGCCGCAGATGCTTGCGAGCGTCGGCGCCTGCAGCAGCTCGCTGGCGTGCTGCGCAAGCGGGTTGTAGCCCGGCGCAAACACGGCGGCAACGCTGGTCCAGAACAGGAACCACGGAAGCGGGACCAGACCCGCGCAGAGAAGCAGTCGGCTGCGGTGTGACACGTACAGTGGTCCTTGTTTGGCCTGCGCCAGTGGGTGGAATCCGTTCAAACGCTGCAGAACCTTCCTACCGCGGGCAGGACGATCTTGAGTGACTACAGCAGTAGTCAGATTGCGCGCGGCACTCGGTAGGTTCAATAGGCAAGAAGTCATTTAAACCATCTAGCGGGTGTCGCAGCGGTTCGGTTGCATGAGCGATCACACATGCCCGATGGGCGAGTGCTGTCGCATTTGCCGCGCCTTACATCTCTGGCGGAAGGTTCTGACGACTCCGTTCCAGAAGTGCCGTTCCGCTTAGCACGCCAAGGCTCTCGCCCCATCCAACGCTATGCGACAATGCCAAAAGCGTCTCGGGTTTTGGCGGCATTGACCCCTACCCCTTGGCATTCCCAACTAAGTCAGGCAACTCTGGTATCGCCACCGAAAACGGGTGGCCGGGCCTCGAAAACCCGAGCTATTAGGATGTTGTTTGCACTTGCCAGCCGGCATCACCTTGCGTGGTGCCGGCTGGCATTCCGTCTGCCGGCTATGGCGGGCGGGGCGTGGGGGCCTCGTGCCCGCCGGTTTCTTCCTAGTAGCCCGGTTTTCGAGCCACGCCCTGTCCGCCACCTTTATCGGTGGCGGCTTCTGCCTGCATGCACGGAGCCCGCCATGACCACACCGCACTCCCCGCCCCCGCGCCCCATCCACGAAGCGCCGTCACCCAAACCTGCGCTGGACCCCAACAGCCTCATCGCCATCCTGCACGCCATCGGCGCGGGCGCTGCGGCCGACGGCCAGTCGTGGCCCGAGCGACATCACCTGCGCAGCCGGCAGATGGCGTTGTCCGACGCCGACTGCGCGCTCACCGGCCAGCGCATCGTGCAGGAGATCCTGCTGGCGGCCGAGCGCACGCGCCAGAACGGCGAGCCCGAGCAGTACGTCGGCGACCGGGTGATGGAGGGGCTGGTGATGGCCGATCTGGCGCTGACCGCCTTCATCCACGAGCGGGTACGGCCCAAGGATTGAGCGCGCTTATGGCGCGGAGTTTTCTGCCGGTGTGCGGGGTGACGAATGAAGAAGAACGGCCTTACCGCTGCGGCGGTGTGCGTCGCGATGATGGGGGCGGTTTGGGCGGGCTGGCCCGAGCCAGCGGGCGATCAGGTGTGGGCCTACCAGAAGCTGCAGCCGGCCGATTACCGCCTGCTGCACAGTGATGCGCTGGGCTTCGTCACTGCGAAGGCCCACGAGGGCTTTGAACTGCACGCGCGCCATGCCGGGGCGACGTCCTTCGAGATCCGCTGCAAGGGCGTGCTGGTGATGGACGTGGAGAACGCACCCTCGCGCGTGCTGATCCGGATGCCTGCCGATGCACGATGGCGGGCGCCGGATATCGAACGCCTGCGCAGCAGCTTCGAGCGTTGGCTGGATCTACACCAGAGCCAGGGGCGGTTGCTTGTGGAAAGCGCGGGGCCTTCGTGGGTTGAGGCGCGGTTTGGGCGCTTCGATGGGTTGGTGCCTGATGAGCAGCGGTGTCTGCTTGGGGGGCCGGCGCACCGCCAGGCCGATCCCACCAACGTCTTCAGCGCTGAAGTGCCTTCGTAGGCTGACGCCTATAGTGGCGCTGCATCTGCACAGCAAGGGGCCGCCCGATGCTCGATCATCAAGGGCGGCGCCAACGTCAGGGGCGGTCTGTACTGACGGAAACCGAGCCGTCTTCCAGCAGGTGGACGCTTACATATGCGTCTGGCGGAGGTATCCGATCGATCGACGCCCCTGCGGGGAGAATGTCCCAACTGGTGATCGGGCCGCAGACTGTCCTATGAACCAATCGGCGGCTATCCAACCCTCGCTTGGCAAGCTCGGCCACAACCACTTCAGGAGGCTGGCGGTCGAAGCCGTTGTAGGCGGTGCACGTCGCTCCCGTCTGGCCAATGGGATACGTTGAACTCTCCACCTCATCCCGGCACCCCGGCAGGCCCACGGCGAGCGAGAGGGCCATCAGTACTCGAATGCACTGCATTTCAGCTCGCTCCTTTCCGCTACTGCCCTGTTGTACGCCTTGCCTGACGCAAGACCTCCGAGACCGCCATCGCAGCGCCGCGCTGCACAGATCATCTGCCCTTGATCCGAATGCTGCACCCTTTGCAGGCAGAAATACCCCTAGACGCATTGCCGGCAATTCCCGATAGTCCCACGCAGATTACCTGCCGCACCATCAAGCGTCTCTCTGCAGGAAACCACACATGAGCCTGGCGCTGGTCCACAGCCGTGCCCGCGCCGGGGTCGATGCCCCGCTGGTGCGGGTGGAAGTGCATCTCTCTGGCGGCCTGCCTGTCACTCAGATCGTGGGCTTGGCCGAAGCCAGCGTGCGCGAATCCCGCGAGCGCGTGCGTGCCGCCCTGCTCTGCGCGCGCTTCGACTTTCCGCAGCGGCGCATCACCTTGAACCTGGCGCCCGCCGACCTGCCCAAGGAAGGTGGGCGTTACGACCTGGCAATTGCGCTGGGCATTCTTGCCGCGAGTGGTCAAGTCGATCCGCAGTCGCTGCTGCAGTACGAGTTCCTGGGCGAGCTTGGCCTGACCGGTGAACTGCGCCCGGTGGCGGGTGCACTACCCGCCGCAATCGCCGCCGCTGAAGCCGGGCGCATCCTGGTGGTGCCGCCGGGGAATGCCGCCGAGGCGGCGTTGGCCGAGCATGCCGATGTGCGTGTGGCGCGCACGCTGCTGGAGTGCTGCGCCGGGCTGGGTAATCCGCGTCTGTTGCTGTCATTTCCACGTAAAAGAGAGACTCAACATTTAGAAACGAGACACCCGAGATCGAAGCCCTCGCACTTGGCGAACCGCATCTCTTTGATATTTAAAGTGAATAACCTGAGGTGCATGCACGGAGGCAAGTGAGATCTACCCAACGCCCTCTGCGACATGAGCAAATGGTTACGGAACGGATGCGGCCGCGTGGCCAGGAAAGCTAGTGCCGCGAGCCATTCACCGAGGAGGCCAACGGGCGCGCCGGGAGCCACTCCCCCGCCTCCAAGCTTGGCAGCTAGATGGATGCAGCCCAGGCCAGACCAGTGAACTCTTCGAGTCCTAGTCTTCGATCCGGCTGCTTTTTCTACCTAGCCATGTCGAAACTGCGCGGAGTTGTGCGCAATATGCCGAAAAACCGAGGCGCTAAGCTCGATCTGGACGCCGAAGGGGTTGCGCTCCTGCAGTCGATCCCGATGCGCGGCAGCATTGAGGCCGGCGTGCCGATCGATCCCACCATCTACCGCTTCTACGAGATGCTGCAGGTGTACGGCACTACGCTCAAGGCACTGGTGCACGAGAAGTTTGGCGACGGCATCATCAGCGCCATCAACTTCAAGCTGGACGTCCAGAAGGTCGATGATCCGGAGGGCGGCGCGCGTGCCGTGATCACCCTGGATGGCAAGTATCTGCCGACCAAGCCGTTCTGATTGGTAGTTTACGGCCCGGCCGTTCTAGGCCGGGCCGTTGCGCCAGTGGGCGTCTCTAACTTGAGGCTCGGACCTCGTTGGCATCGTACACACCCCCCGGCCGCTATTGTCTTTGCCTGCGTGATCCAAGCCCCAGCCGCGCACCTGCTGGGCCGTATGGGTGCCGCCCCCTCCCCACTCGTCGCCGCGGCGCGGCTGCTCCAGCATTTTAGCGGCGCGGGGTCTGCGAGCAGCTAGCGTTCAATGCGCGATAGCCTTACCCGATCAACTGCTGCATGCGTGCCCACGCGCATCTGATCGCCGAGATGATTCGGGCGGGGACTCTACCTCAAGTTGACTGACACCTCATTGCCGCGTGGACCGATGCGTCCATGCGGCTGCTGTTTCATCGAAGACCTCCTCAGCCTCCAGGCTCTCCTGGGAGACAGAGCCGAGTCCAGCCACAGGGATACCGGCAATCAAGCCCTAACGAAGGTCAGGATGGTCTCAGTGCGCATCCGCTTGGACAGGTTGCCGCTCTGAGTAACCGGCAGGTATCGACTTGCTGCTGGCAGATCACGCTCAGCCAAGCTGGCCAGGGTCAAGCCGGCCTGGATTCCTGCCTTGGCTACGCCCTCTGAATTGCTGATGAAAACATCCTTGAGGCAGGAGTTGCCCAGCACATAAGTCGCCGAGCCCCCCTTTCGCAGTACTCGGGCAGCCTGGTGCATCATGCGCTCCAAGTCGCCTGCGTACCGGATGATCATGCGCTGCTGCTTCGGTTCCAGGCGCTCCAAGTCACACATGGCATTTGCGATAGTCTCAGCGATGGAGCACTGAGCGTCGAAGCTTCTTTCGGCACCGATCGTGCTGGAGCGAATCTTGCGCAACTCCCCTACGCTGTGCCCGAGCCATACCAGTGAAAGCCGGTGGCCTCGCATATAGTCGATGGCATTGAGGTACGGCGGTGACGTCATAATCGCGTCGACACTGCTATCGAGCAGCTTGATCGCACGCGCGTCGCCCAGGCACACCTTCACCTGACCGTGCTCGTGATTGGCCGCCTGATTGGATGACAGACGCGTCATCAGCTGCGTCGCAGATCGCTTGAAACCTTCCAAGACATCATAGGAGGACTCAAGGGTCACACGGTGCGGACGGCTATGCGACGTATCGCGAGCAAGCGAGGCACACTGCTCCTTGGTCACAATGATTCGACTGAGAGCGACCTGGAGCATATCCAGCGCTGCGCGGCGCGCGCCTGAGCGAGCTGACTTGCGCCTGCGATCAAAGACAGAAGCAATGCGAGTCAGATCGCGCCGCTGCTGATCTCCGAACCAATAGCGAATGAACTGAATAGTTTCCTCATCCTGCCATGCCAGGCGCACACGCCTGAGATCCACTGCAGCGACCTCTTCCAGGACAGATGCCAACTCCGCCCGCCCCGCCTCAACGTCGAAATGAGAAGTCCATACGCGGCTCATCAATACAGCGAGCGGGTCCATGTCGAAACCGATAGCGCTATGGCCCAGCGACAAGGCTTGGCGAAGCACCGTACCGGAGCCGGCCATGGGATCCAGGACGATGCTATTGGCAGGCAGCGAAACCAAAGAGTTGAGAGCCAACTCAGGCGCCATTCGGGCCGGGAAGGGATGGACAGTGCGGGTTTGCATCTAGATGAGGTCCTCAAGCCTGCCTTGGCTGATGGCAATTGTCGTCATTTTTCGTCGCCCTGGATGAGACCAGCTGACTTGTCCCGCATGGATCGGGCCAAAGACAGCGCACCCTCCAGGGTCTGGACCAGCTGATCCAAGGCCTGAGGGCTGGTAGGCACCTCGGTGGCCTGAGAACCGGTAGCCGTTGAGGCCGCAGACTCACTCACGGAAGCCAGTATATGCATGCAATGCATCATTACTTCGCCAGGAGGTTCTACCTCTCCCTTCTCGTAACGAGACACAACACCCTGAGACTTCCCCAGCCTAATGGCGAACTGGCCTTGTTTCAGGCCTAGCTTGCGTCTCGCCCGACCCACGAGATCCGCAGTTACTGGATGTTTGACCGCTTGCATAATTTGCATGGTATGCATATCCCACCTAGTATGCAAGGGAGGCAAATTCACCTACGATCAACAGACAGGGGAAATCGCTATGGATAGGCAGTTCGTGGACATCACGGATGTAGGGCAGCTGTGGGATATGCCCCTACTCAACGCTCCGGCTGATCCGGAGTGGGATACGCATGCCTCCAAAGAGCCGCGCATCCATCGAATTCATCCTTATCCCGCA is a genomic window containing:
- a CDS encoding DUF998 domain-containing protein yields the protein MSHRSRLLLCAGLVPLPWFLFWTSVAAVFAPGYNPLAQHASELLQAPTLASICGRIAALGSGVAFVAFAIGVWRESGRRIAVGAICWLVFGISMLTNGLWPMGHPMHGFYTIGIANIIAPAMSHIELSAWSANRRAYAVTAVASIAGIVYLWLNVVGADPEGFRGLTQRLFSSVNSLWPFLVALYLLRRGSSALKVQPAH
- a CDS encoding cold-shock protein codes for the protein MKKNGLTAAAVCVAMMGAVWAGWPEPAGDQVWAYQKLQPADYRLLHSDALGFVTAKAHEGFELHARHAGATSFEIRCKGVLVMDVENAPSRVLIRMPADARWRAPDIERLRSSFERWLDLHQSQGRLLVESAGPSWVEARFGRFDGLVPDEQRCLLGGPAHRQADPTNVFSAEVPS
- the cynS gene encoding cyanase — encoded protein: MSKLRGVVRNMPKNRGAKLDLDAEGVALLQSIPMRGSIEAGVPIDPTIYRFYEMLQVYGTTLKALVHEKFGDGIISAINFKLDVQKVDDPEGGARAVITLDGKYLPTKPF
- a CDS encoding DNA methyltransferase, whose translation is MQTRTVHPFPARMAPELALNSLVSLPANSIVLDPMAGSGTVLRQALSLGHSAIGFDMDPLAVLMSRVWTSHFDVEAGRAELASVLEEVAAVDLRRVRLAWQDEETIQFIRYWFGDQQRRDLTRIASVFDRRRKSARSGARRAALDMLQVALSRIIVTKEQCASLARDTSHSRPHRVTLESSYDVLEGFKRSATQLMTRLSSNQAANHEHGQVKVCLGDARAIKLLDSSVDAIMTSPPYLNAIDYMRGHRLSLVWLGHSVGELRKIRSSTIGAERSFDAQCSIAETIANAMCDLERLEPKQQRMIIRYAGDLERMMHQAARVLRKGGSATYVLGNSCLKDVFISNSEGVAKAGIQAGLTLASLAERDLPAASRYLPVTQSGNLSKRMRTETILTFVRA
- a CDS encoding helix-turn-helix domain-containing protein is translated as MHTMQIMQAVKHPVTADLVGRARRKLGLKQGQFAIRLGKSQGVVSRYEKGEVEPPGEVMMHCMHILASVSESAASTATGSQATEVPTSPQALDQLVQTLEGALSLARSMRDKSAGLIQGDEK